Proteins encoded within one genomic window of Anaerosporomusa subterranea:
- the eno gene encoding phosphopyruvate hydratase, with protein MSTTIIDIMAREIMDSRGNPTVEVDVTLEDGTLGRAAVPSGASTGMYEAVELRDGDNGRYLGKGVLTAVENVNESIASELIGMDALDQIGIDQAMIELDGTPNKGKLGANAILGVSMAVAKAAAASLGMPLYQYLGGFNAKQLPVPMMNILNGGAHADNNVDIQEFMIMPVGAESFAHALRMNAEIYHTLKKVLKDRGLSTSIGDEGGFAPNLASNEEAIQVILAAVEKAGYKPGKDIVLAIDAAASEFYKDGKYNLEGEGLVKTPEEMVEYWAQLAEKYPIISLEDGLAEDDWAGWALLTKRLGGKVQLVGDDLFVTNTERLSQGIAQQVGNSILVKVNQIGSLTETFDAIEMAKRAGYTCVISHRSGETEDATIADIAVAVNAGQIKTGAPARTDRVAKYNQLLRIEEELGELAQYKGIKVFYNLKK; from the coding sequence ATGTCTACAACAATTATTGACATCATGGCTCGCGAAATTATGGATTCGCGCGGAAACCCAACTGTTGAGGTTGATGTAACCCTAGAAGATGGTACTCTTGGCCGCGCTGCGGTTCCTTCAGGCGCTTCGACAGGCATGTATGAAGCAGTTGAACTGCGCGATGGCGACAACGGCCGTTACCTAGGCAAAGGTGTGTTGACTGCAGTTGAAAATGTCAACGAAAGTATCGCCTCTGAACTGATTGGCATGGATGCGCTTGATCAGATTGGTATTGATCAGGCAATGATTGAACTGGACGGCACTCCCAATAAAGGCAAGCTCGGCGCCAACGCCATTCTCGGCGTATCAATGGCAGTCGCCAAAGCAGCTGCCGCCTCGCTCGGCATGCCGCTTTACCAATACCTTGGCGGCTTCAATGCGAAACAATTGCCTGTACCAATGATGAATATTCTTAACGGCGGTGCTCACGCTGATAATAATGTCGATATTCAAGAATTTATGATTATGCCGGTAGGCGCCGAATCCTTTGCCCATGCACTGCGGATGAACGCGGAAATTTACCATACACTGAAGAAAGTGCTTAAAGACCGTGGCCTGTCGACATCGATTGGCGATGAAGGCGGCTTCGCTCCCAATCTGGCGTCAAACGAAGAAGCGATCCAGGTTATTCTCGCTGCCGTAGAAAAAGCAGGCTACAAACCTGGCAAAGATATCGTGCTGGCGATTGACGCCGCCGCTTCTGAGTTCTACAAAGATGGTAAGTATAACCTCGAAGGTGAAGGCCTAGTCAAAACTCCCGAAGAAATGGTGGAATACTGGGCTCAGCTAGCTGAAAAATATCCCATCATTTCCCTTGAAGACGGCTTGGCAGAAGACGATTGGGCGGGCTGGGCGCTATTGACCAAACGCCTCGGCGGCAAAGTTCAGCTCGTTGGCGATGATCTGTTTGTTACCAATACCGAGCGCTTGAGCCAAGGTATTGCCCAACAGGTAGGCAATTCTATCTTAGTCAAAGTCAATCAGATCGGCAGTTTGACCGAGACCTTCGATGCTATCGAGATGGCAAAACGCGCAGGTTATACTTGCGTGATTTCCCATCGCTCGGGTGAGACGGAAGATGCGACAATCGCCGATATCGCCGTCGCGGTAAACGCTGGTCAAATCAAGACAGGTGCTCCTGCTCGTACAGACCGGGTCGCTAAGTACAACCAATTACTGCGGATCGAAGAAGAACTGGGCGAGTTGGCGCAGTATAAGGGGATCAAAGTATTCTATAATCTAAAAAAATAA
- a CDS encoding sugar-binding transcriptional regulator: MENIVRLHRRIAPELIATVEERYLILRQILYSQPVGRRALAALLVSGERVVRAQVDFLKTAGFVEFSPLGMTITPDGQDILEELADYIRLLHGLTSLEQELSSRLGLGQVVIIPGNSDVDSAVRKDLGRAAAGVLARYLGEPLTVAVSGGSTMARMAHAFTESSPQTLVVPARGALGEQVEYQANTVAAVLAGKLGGKYRLLNMPDAVSDQALAALLNSDANIRDVAEVVGRADILVYGVGQAERMAIRRGLSAEVITEVLQRGAVGEALGDYCTLAGEIVYSTASVGLRLNDLVGISQRIMIAGGAKKAAAIVAVANASGGGILVTDEAAARAIQVIINNHIK; this comes from the coding sequence ATGGAAAATATAGTACGACTGCACCGTAGAATTGCTCCAGAGCTAATCGCGACAGTCGAAGAACGCTACCTGATACTTCGCCAAATTCTATACTCACAACCTGTTGGCCGCCGGGCGCTTGCCGCTTTGCTGGTATCAGGCGAACGCGTTGTGCGAGCACAGGTAGACTTCTTAAAAACCGCAGGCTTTGTGGAGTTTTCTCCTTTAGGCATGACAATCACACCAGACGGGCAGGATATTTTAGAAGAATTGGCTGATTATATTCGCCTCTTGCATGGCTTGACGAGTCTGGAACAAGAGTTGTCCTCAAGACTGGGACTTGGTCAAGTTGTCATCATTCCCGGGAATTCTGATGTTGATAGCGCAGTCAGGAAAGATTTGGGGCGAGCAGCGGCGGGCGTACTGGCCCGATACTTGGGCGAACCACTCACAGTGGCGGTCAGCGGTGGATCCACTATGGCTCGAATGGCTCACGCGTTCACCGAATCCTCACCGCAGACCCTGGTAGTGCCTGCGCGCGGGGCGCTCGGTGAACAGGTGGAGTATCAGGCAAATACGGTGGCGGCCGTACTGGCTGGAAAGCTTGGCGGCAAATACCGTTTGTTGAATATGCCTGATGCTGTGAGCGACCAGGCGCTGGCGGCTCTGTTGAACAGTGATGCGAATATCCGCGATGTGGCTGAGGTTGTCGGCCGCGCCGACATTCTCGTATACGGCGTGGGTCAGGCAGAACGCATGGCGATCCGGCGCGGGCTAAGCGCTGAAGTGATTACGGAAGTTCTGCAACGCGGTGCTGTAGGAGAAGCGTTAGGCGATTATTGCACATTAGCAGGGGAGATTGTGTATTCTACTGCCAGTGTAGGGCTGCGACTAAATGATCTCGTTGGCATCAGCCAGAGAATCATGATCGCCGGCGGGGCGAAGAAAGCAGCAGCCATTGTCGCTGTTGCTAATGCAAGTGGCGGCGGTATACTCGTGACTGATGAGGCTGCTGCCAGAGCCATTCAGGTAATAATAAACAACCATATAAAATAA
- the gap gene encoding type I glyceraldehyde-3-phosphate dehydrogenase produces MTTKVGINGFGRIGRNVFRAALGNPAVEIVAVNDLTDAPTLAHLLKYDSVHGTLNADVRAEGDQIIVNGKAIKVLAERDPANLPWKNLGVEVVVESTGRFTDGDKAAAHLKAGAKKVIISAPAKGEDITIVLGVNEKKYDPATHHILSNASCTTNCLAPFAKVLHENFGIKHGLMTTVHSYTNDQQILDLPHKDLRRARAAGMSIIPTTTGAAKAVALVLPELKGKLNGFAMRVPTPNVSIVDLAVELEKPASAEEINAALKAAAEGELKGVLAYTEEPLVSRDFNGNPNSSIVDGLSTMVVDKSMAKVVSWYDNEWGYSNRVVDLVVYIAGKGL; encoded by the coding sequence ATGACAACAAAAGTAGGAATTAACGGTTTTGGCCGTATCGGCCGCAATGTATTCCGGGCTGCTCTCGGCAATCCGGCAGTCGAGATTGTCGCAGTAAACGATTTGACTGACGCGCCGACACTGGCGCATTTGCTGAAATATGATTCAGTTCATGGTACTCTTAATGCTGATGTACGTGCAGAAGGCGACCAGATTATTGTCAATGGTAAAGCGATTAAGGTGCTGGCTGAGCGCGATCCCGCCAACCTGCCATGGAAGAACCTGGGGGTAGAAGTAGTCGTTGAATCTACCGGACGCTTTACTGATGGTGATAAAGCGGCTGCGCATCTAAAGGCCGGTGCCAAAAAAGTCATCATTTCTGCTCCAGCTAAAGGTGAGGACATTACCATTGTACTCGGGGTCAATGAAAAGAAATATGATCCCGCTACTCACCACATTCTGTCCAATGCTTCCTGCACGACCAACTGCTTGGCTCCGTTTGCCAAAGTCCTGCATGAAAACTTCGGCATTAAACACGGCTTGATGACTACCGTTCATTCGTATACCAACGATCAGCAGATTCTTGATCTGCCGCACAAAGATCTGCGCCGGGCCCGTGCTGCCGGCATGTCGATTATTCCGACCACTACTGGCGCGGCCAAAGCTGTAGCGCTTGTTCTGCCAGAATTGAAAGGTAAACTGAATGGCTTTGCCATGCGCGTTCCTACACCAAATGTTTCTATCGTCGATTTAGCGGTTGAACTTGAGAAACCTGCCAGCGCCGAAGAAATCAATGCCGCACTAAAAGCAGCCGCTGAAGGTGAACTCAAGGGAGTTTTGGCCTATACTGAGGAACCGCTTGTCTCGCGTGATTTTAACGGCAATCCGAATTCTTCCATTGTTGACGGACTATCTACCATGGTTGTCGATAAATCAATGGCGAAAGTAGTCTCCTGGTATGATAATGAATGGGGCTATTCTAACCGGGTGGTCGATCTGGTCGTTTATATCGCAGGCAAAGGGCTGTAA
- the tpiA gene encoding triose-phosphate isomerase, translating into MRKPIIAGNWKMHKTATASEAFARDLCDNITGAAVDVVICPNFTALLPVGIAIKETPIKLGAQNMHWEEQGAFTGEISPAMLQDSGCDYVIVGHSERRQYFAETDEAVNKKVKAALAHNLTPIVCVGEMLAQREAGQTQTIVGAQVRGGLAGLSAEAVASLVIAYEPVWAIGTGRTASAVDAQEVCRFIRDTVAALVGQGSADCVRIQYGGSVKADNIDELMAQPDIDGALVGGASLDTKTFARIVNFQ; encoded by the coding sequence ATGCGCAAGCCGATCATTGCGGGAAACTGGAAAATGCATAAAACGGCGACAGCTTCTGAGGCCTTTGCCCGCGACCTCTGCGACAATATAACCGGGGCGGCTGTTGATGTTGTGATTTGCCCTAACTTTACCGCCTTGCTGCCTGTCGGTATCGCCATAAAGGAGACACCTATCAAGCTAGGAGCCCAGAACATGCACTGGGAAGAGCAAGGGGCTTTTACTGGGGAAATTTCCCCAGCGATGTTACAAGACTCAGGCTGTGACTATGTGATTGTCGGACATTCGGAGCGGCGGCAGTATTTCGCTGAGACCGATGAAGCTGTCAATAAGAAGGTCAAAGCGGCTCTTGCGCATAATCTCACTCCGATTGTTTGCGTAGGCGAAATGTTAGCCCAGCGTGAAGCAGGCCAGACGCAGACTATTGTTGGTGCACAGGTGCGCGGCGGTTTGGCGGGACTGTCAGCAGAGGCAGTCGCCAGCTTAGTCATTGCCTATGAACCTGTCTGGGCGATTGGCACAGGGCGAACTGCTTCGGCGGTTGATGCCCAGGAAGTTTGTCGATTTATTCGTGATACAGTGGCTGCTCTGGTTGGACAGGGGAGCGCTGACTGTGTCCGCATTCAATATGGCGGCAGTGTCAAGGCTGATAATATTGATGAATTAATGGCTCAGCCGGATATTGATGGCGCGCTCGTCGGCGGCGCCAGTCTTGATACGAAAACATTTGCTCGTATTGTTAACTTTCAATAG
- the gpmI gene encoding 2,3-bisphosphoglycerate-independent phosphoglycerate mutase: protein MSRLKSPIALIILDGWGIGSTDDPSNAVARARTPHMTLYQELYPAATLTCSGEAVGLPEGQMGNSEVGHLNIGAGRVVYQELTRITKAIREGDFFTNPVLCETVDKAKASGGALHLMGLLSDGGVHSHTAHVFALLKLAKLRGLERVYVHAFLDGRDVPPSSALNYINELEQEMMALGLGRIATIAGRYYAMDRDKRWERVEKAYNALVCREGEQAESATEAVKNAYQRQETDEFVLPTVIAGCGECGITSGDSIIFFNFRPDRARQLTRAFVDEVFNGFTRCGGRLDLHFASLTQYDETLSVPVAYTPQTLHKTLGEVVGAAELRQLRIAETEKYAHVTYFFNGGEETPNPGEDRILIPSPKVATYDLQPQMSAPEVTDRLIAEIKSGKYDLIILNFANGDMVGHTGKIDAAISAVATVDRCLGRIVETMREQGGMTIITADHGNAELMVDPVTGEPHTAHTTNVVPIIVVSEKHRGCNLRSGSLADIAPTILALAGIEQPIEMTGKNLLDLSTIHEEAE from the coding sequence GTGAGTAGACTGAAATCACCTATTGCCCTGATTATCTTAGACGGCTGGGGCATTGGCTCAACTGATGATCCTAGCAACGCTGTAGCGCGCGCGCGAACCCCGCACATGACTCTCTATCAGGAACTCTATCCCGCCGCGACGTTGACTTGTTCCGGTGAGGCTGTCGGTTTGCCGGAAGGGCAGATGGGAAATTCAGAAGTCGGTCACCTGAATATTGGCGCCGGACGGGTCGTGTATCAAGAACTCACCCGTATCACGAAAGCGATTCGCGAAGGCGACTTTTTCACCAATCCTGTTCTCTGCGAAACGGTGGACAAAGCGAAAGCGTCCGGCGGTGCGCTGCATCTGATGGGTTTGCTGTCAGACGGAGGGGTTCACAGTCACACAGCCCATGTCTTCGCACTGCTGAAGCTGGCTAAACTGCGCGGACTTGAACGGGTTTATGTGCATGCTTTCCTTGACGGACGCGATGTTCCGCCCAGCAGCGCTCTGAACTATATCAATGAACTGGAACAAGAAATGATGGCGCTCGGCCTTGGTCGGATCGCCACCATTGCTGGCCGCTATTATGCCATGGACCGTGACAAACGCTGGGAACGGGTGGAAAAGGCTTATAACGCCTTGGTCTGTCGCGAAGGTGAGCAGGCTGAATCTGCTACTGAAGCAGTGAAGAACGCCTATCAGCGCCAAGAGACGGATGAATTCGTGTTACCTACTGTGATTGCAGGATGCGGCGAATGCGGTATTACTTCAGGCGACAGTATTATCTTCTTCAATTTTCGCCCTGATCGTGCCCGACAATTGACTAGGGCCTTTGTTGATGAAGTTTTTAACGGCTTCACTCGTTGCGGCGGACGCTTAGACTTACACTTTGCCAGCTTGACGCAATATGACGAAACACTCTCTGTACCAGTGGCATATACACCGCAAACTCTTCACAAAACCTTGGGTGAAGTCGTTGGCGCTGCAGAACTTCGTCAGCTTCGGATTGCCGAGACTGAGAAATACGCTCATGTCACATATTTCTTTAATGGCGGCGAAGAAACACCAAACCCAGGAGAAGACAGGATACTTATCCCTTCGCCGAAAGTGGCTACATATGATCTGCAACCCCAGATGAGCGCTCCGGAAGTCACAGACCGTCTGATTGCAGAAATTAAGTCAGGTAAATACGATCTCATTATTTTAAACTTTGCTAACGGTGATATGGTTGGTCATACCGGAAAAATTGATGCTGCCATTAGTGCAGTTGCCACAGTCGACCGCTGCCTTGGCCGCATTGTTGAAACCATGCGTGAACAAGGTGGCATGACGATCATTACTGCTGATCACGGCAATGCTGAACTGATGGTTGATCCAGTGACTGGCGAGCCCCATACTGCTCATACCACTAATGTTGTTCCAATCATCGTAGTGTCTGAAAAACATCGTGGCTGTAATTTGCGTTCAGGATCTTTGGCTGATATTGCGCCGACTATCCTTGCGCTTGCGGGTATTGAACAACCGATTGAAATGACAGGGAAGAACTTGCTAGACCTATCGACAATACATGAGGAGGCTGAATAA
- a CDS encoding phosphoglycerate kinase: MDKKTLKDVQVVGKRVFIRVDYNVPMDKVGNITDDTRIRATLPTLEYLLAQNAAVIIASHLGRPKGKPTPEFSLQALVPKLSGLLGREVRFVADCVGSMVEEAAKALQPGQVLLLENLRFHKEEEANDPEFSRQLASLADLMINDAFGVSHRAHASVEGITRHIPAVAGFLMEKELVFLNGAVAKPVRPFAAIIGGAKVSDKIGVIENLLEKVDTLIIGGGMANTFLAAQGYPLGKSLVETDKIELAKSLLQKAKERGVNLLLPSDVAAADRFAADAETRDVAIADFPADWMALDIGPATRQAFAAALADAKTIVWNGPMGVFEFDAFAKGTEAVAKAVADTEAISIVGGGDSIAALEKTKLASKITHISTGGGASLELLEGKILPGVAALADK, translated from the coding sequence ATGGATAAGAAGACCTTAAAGGATGTTCAAGTTGTTGGTAAACGCGTGTTTATCCGTGTTGACTATAACGTCCCGATGGATAAAGTCGGAAATATCACCGATGACACTCGTATTCGAGCCACACTGCCGACACTTGAGTATCTGCTTGCGCAAAATGCGGCAGTAATTATTGCCAGCCATCTCGGTCGCCCGAAAGGTAAGCCGACACCAGAGTTCTCGCTGCAGGCGCTTGTGCCGAAATTGTCCGGATTACTGGGGCGCGAAGTCCGGTTTGTTGCCGATTGCGTTGGCTCTATGGTCGAAGAAGCTGCTAAGGCGCTCCAACCAGGCCAGGTTCTTTTGCTGGAGAATCTCCGCTTTCATAAAGAAGAAGAAGCGAATGATCCAGAGTTCTCTCGACAGTTAGCCAGTCTTGCCGACCTGATGATCAATGACGCATTTGGTGTTTCACATCGGGCACATGCGTCTGTTGAAGGTATAACCCGCCATATTCCAGCTGTTGCCGGTTTTCTCATGGAGAAAGAGCTGGTATTTCTAAATGGTGCTGTGGCTAAGCCTGTTCGTCCCTTTGCGGCGATTATCGGCGGCGCCAAGGTTTCAGACAAAATTGGCGTCATTGAAAATTTGCTTGAAAAGGTTGATACTCTGATTATTGGTGGCGGCATGGCCAATACGTTTCTTGCGGCACAAGGCTATCCCCTAGGTAAATCACTTGTTGAAACAGATAAAATTGAGCTGGCGAAATCTCTGCTTCAAAAGGCTAAAGAGCGCGGCGTTAATCTGTTACTGCCCAGTGACGTAGCGGCGGCCGACCGGTTTGCTGCCGATGCCGAGACGCGTGATGTGGCAATTGCTGACTTCCCTGCTGACTGGATGGCGCTTGATATTGGCCCGGCTACGCGTCAGGCATTTGCTGCTGCATTGGCAGATGCCAAAACCATCGTCTGGAACGGCCCGATGGGAGTGTTTGAGTTTGATGCCTTTGCCAAGGGTACAGAAGCAGTGGCCAAGGCTGTGGCTGATACTGAGGCAATCAGTATCGTCGGTGGCGGGGATTCCATCGCCGCGCTCGAAAAGACAAAACTGGCATCAAAAATCACTCATATCTCCACTGGTGGTGGTGCTTCCCTGGAACTGCTTGAAGGCAAAATTTTGCCAGGAGTGGCGGCTCTAGCTGACAAATAA
- a CDS encoding DUF1667 domain-containing protein has product MNNQEQKASKRLTCIVCPMSCVGEVEIADNQIVRMVGFTCKRGQEYAKNEVTAPKRVLTTTIRISKGVLPLLPVVSQTPLPKEKIIECARCLANITVKAPVREGDAVYKDILGLGVDMIASRDIEAVGK; this is encoded by the coding sequence GTGAATAACCAGGAACAAAAGGCCAGCAAGCGGCTAACTTGTATCGTCTGTCCGATGAGCTGTGTTGGCGAGGTCGAGATCGCTGACAACCAAATTGTGCGCATGGTTGGATTCACCTGTAAACGAGGCCAAGAGTATGCTAAAAACGAAGTGACAGCGCCCAAACGGGTCTTGACCACGACTATTCGAATCAGCAAAGGGGTTCTCCCGCTGCTTCCGGTTGTATCGCAAACTCCGTTGCCTAAGGAAAAAATAATCGAATGCGCTCGTTGCCTAGCAAATATTACTGTTAAGGCGCCTGTGAGAGAAGGCGACGCAGTATACAAAGATATTCTCGGGTTGGGGGTTGATATGATAGCGAGTCGGGATATAGAGGCAGTAGGTAAATAG